A region from the Triticum aestivum cultivar Chinese Spring chromosome 3D, IWGSC CS RefSeq v2.1, whole genome shotgun sequence genome encodes:
- the LOC123080442 gene encoding heavy metal-associated isoprenylated plant protein 35, with the protein MATEPVEFQVVVLRVSIHCEGCKKKVKKVLLHIDGVYRCDIDARRNRVAVTVSPKIDAGILVARLRKSGKLAEPWPEEPKQQQEPPPPAESQSQEAKNQADDASKPNEAAEPSTAQPPAPEPEKTAEETPPPAEESKGPDEAKAETGPQQQPSEANGKAKQQQQHQEQHDHHDKPMNARVTMEFDDARSRGVYGYGGPHQYMPATRQPPVHVMSYNVARPMASSSYYAAAPTPAAMPTPMARPGPSHGGYIDEYAPPNYYSRPAPSAYEPYYYPDPQPSPYQHQRSAAEDYYYGAPPPPPQRSAFSPPREAYGDMFNDENANSCSVM; encoded by the exons ATGGCGACGGAACCTGTAGAGTTTCAG GTTGTGGTGCTCAGGGTGTCCATCCATTGTGAAGGGTGCAAAAAGAAGGTGAAGAAGGTGCTCCTACATATTGATG GCGTATACAGATGTGACATCGACGCCCGGAGAAACAGGGTGGCGGTCACAGTCTCTCCAAAGATCGACGCCGGGATCCTCGTCGCGAGGCTGCGCAAGTCCGGCAAACTGGCGGAGCCTTGGCCGGAGGAGCCCAAACAGCAGCAGGAGCCGCCTCCTCCTGCAGAGAGCCAAAGCCAAGAAGCCAAGAACCAAGCAGATGATGCCAGCAAGCCTAACGAGGCCGCCGAGCCAAGCACCGCCCAGCCTCCGGCGCCGGAACCCGAGAAGACCGCCGAAGAGACCCCACCGCCGGCCGAAGAAAGCAAAGGGCCCGACGAGGCCAAGGCGGAGACAGGGCCGCAACAACAACCCAGCGAGGCGAACGGGAaagccaagcagcagcagcagcaccaggaGCAGCATGATCATCATGATAAGCCGATGAACGCCAGGGTGACGATGGAGTTCGACGACGCCCGCAGCAGAGGCGTCTACGGCTACGGGGGCCCCCACCAGTACATGCCAGCCACACGGCAGCCGCCGGTGCACGTCATGAGCTACAACGTGGCACGGCCGATGGCGAGCTCGTCATACTACGCCGCCGCGCCGACGCCGGCGGCGATGCCCACGCCCATGGCGAGGCCAGGGCCGTCGCACGGCGGCTACATAGACGAGTACGCGCCTCCGAACTACTACAGCCGGCCAGCGCCATCGGCGTACGAGCCCTACTACTACCCCGATCCCCAGCCGTCGCCGTACCAGCATCAGCGTTCTGCGGCCGAGGACTACTACtacggagcgccgccgccgcctccgcagaGGAGCGCCTTCTCGCCGCCGCGGGAGGCCTACGGCGACATGTTCAACGACGAGAATGCCAATTCTTGCAGCGTGATGTGA